A window of bacterium genomic DNA:
AAGGGTCAGGCTTAACCGCAGGTTTTGGTATAAGCTGGTGTGCTCCATTTAGTCTTGACTATGCCTATCAGCCGTATGATGAATTAGGCAATTCGCACTATGTATCGTTGCAAATACGATTCTGAAAACAAGTCTAACAAAAGAAAACATACATATCTTAATGAGACACAAATGACAATGAAAAATCAATATTGTCTTTTGTCCAGGTTTTATCAAGAGAGCAGACTGTATTGCCAACCCAAATACCAAGTATCGCTCCAGCAAAGACATCGGATATTCCATGCACATTTGCATGAAGCCTCTGGAGTCCAACCAACCCGGCAATAGTATAACTTGATACCTTCACTAAACGAGATGGATACTGATTAGATATAACCGTAGCTATAGTAAAGGCTGTTGAGGTATGTCCTGAAGGGAAGGCATCATGTCCACTAAAAGGAGCAAAACTATCCCACTCTCCTTCCCTCTGGGACGGACGAGCTCGGCCAAAGGTATACTTGAAAAATTTGGTTAAAGTTGTGTTAAATAGAGTTGATTCCATCAACAATAGAGGTGTCCTCTTCAGTTTGTTATCATTAGAAATCAATCCATAGACATAGAGTGATCCCATGGCCAGATAAAACTTACGGTTAGTTACACCTAAAGGTTCCACAATATTACCTATCTGGTCATAGTTCGTATTAATCAACCCGTTCTGTATCTTATTTTCCAAAGGCATTAATCCATAACTAATGCCAGAAACAAGGAGAAGTTTTTTGACATCTTTCCCATCCATCCTTAATGGGGATGTAAGGATATATGCTCCATCATATCCCAGGCTCATAGCTGCCTTCTTGCTCTTCTCAATCAATAAATTCCTTATTTCCTCTGCATAAATAAGATTGTTAGCGCCTACGAGCAGCAATATAACTAACAAATATTGTTTAACCTTTTTCATTTTAGTCTTTCTGAAAATCTCGACGGCAATAGTAAATTTAACCACAGATATACACAGATTAACACTGATAAATCCATATAATATCTGTGTTTATTTACTTCATCAACCTTTTTGCTTTTTTAAACTTACCTTTCTTCATTCAAAAATTCTTTTTAAGATACACACAGATAAAGAATTAGAAAATCTGAGTTTATCTGTGTGCATCTGTGGTTTCATATCTTATTTATCAGTGCCATCTCAACAAGTTAAGGTTTCCAAATAAAAAAATGATGCAAAATTTACTCTACACGACCATAGATTTAATTGCATATATCTAATTTTGAGGAGATTGAGGAAGAGGGGGAGCTCTCCTATTCAAAACCTTTTTATAAAGGAGACCTTGTGTGTAGAACCAAGATTATCAAAGGAAAGGTAGGCATAGTCAATTTGAAATCTTCCAGCTCGCAAACCACAACCAGCAGTAAACTTGCCAGAAGCAGCTCCCCCTCTATAACCTCCCCTGATTGCCACTGAGTTGTTTTGATCAATGGGGTAGGTGTATTCGGTGCCAAGCCTGATATTTGTATCAAAATCATTAGGGATATTTAGCTCCCCTGTTATCATAAGCCTCTCTTCAAAAAGCCTATAAGCACAGCCTATCTTGATGTTGAATGGTAGGGAGTCTTCTTCTTCCTTAAACTTGAGTGATGTGCCTAAATTCTGAAGGGATGCACCCAGAGTTAGCCCCTTGATAGAAGAAGGATGATACATACCACCAAGATCCAACGCCCAAGCGGATGCAGATTCATTCTTTATCTTTAATCTTATGAGCTTAAGGTTAGCGCCTACATTTGCATTAGTGTTTACCTGCCCGGCACAGGATAAAGTTATGGCCATATCCGATGAATCAAACTTGCCTAAATAGGTATTCTCATCCTTCCACTCCTCTATCTCCTTGACTTGAAGCATAGTTATACCTGCACCAAGTACCATATCTCTTGATGGTGCAGCAAAAGTGAGATGTTGAATGGCAATGTCCTGAAACCAACGGCCATACATTCCTCCAAACTGAGGGACATTAATCTTAGCCAGCCCGGCTGGATTCCAGCAGGAAGCATAAGGGTCACCATCTACGGATACATACGCCTCTCCCATAGCCAATGGTCGGGCACCCTGGCCTATTTTTAAGAATACTGCCCCTGACTCTCCTTTTCCTCTCCCATAAACAGAGGATGCCATTGTCAAAATCAATAGAATTAAAAATATTCTTTGCATCTTCTCATACCTCCTTTCTTATTTGCGAAACCTCTCGGATAAATTTAAGTGTTGATTTTATTAGCCCTTCCAAACAGAAGGAACAAGGATCAAGGTGCAAGGAACAAGGTCTTTCCCTACTCTTCACCTCTTGCCCTTTGATTTCACAAGTGCTGTTTCCAACCCCATTAGCATCTTTCTCTTTTCCATTCACCTTAATCCTTGAACCTCGAGCCTTGAACCTTTTTATCCGAAAACCTTCATTTGATAATAGCCATCTTGCCGCACTTATGATAGCCTCCACCTTCAATTATGTATATATAGACTTCTGATGCCACTACAGTACCTCCACTATTCTTTCCATCCCATTCTACATAATTCCATACACCTCTTGTCGCTGTATCAGTAAATTCTCTTATTAGCTCACCTGCAATATTATATATCTTAATATTTACTGTTGTTTCTCCTGTACCTGGAATTTGATACTTGATAATGGTTCCCCTGGTTGTTATACCATGACTATTGATTGGTATGCCACTGACAGGATTAAATGGATTGGGGTAGTTATAAGTAGTAATACCCGTAGTGGGTGCTGTGTTTATGACATTAAAGCCATATTTGACCAGTTTAAGCTCATCGTCTACCACCAGTCCAACTCTGGGACAATAGACCTTTTCACCTACCGCAGTTGGCTCAAGTGGAGTTGTCTCACGCACCTTCACACAGGCATTAAATATGC
This region includes:
- a CDS encoding phosphatase PAP2 family protein; translation: MKKVKQYLLVILLLVGANNLIYAEEIRNLLIEKSKKAAMSLGYDGAYILTSPLRMDGKDVKKLLLVSGISYGLMPLENKIQNGLINTNYDQIGNIVEPLGVTNRKFYLAMGSLYVYGLISNDNKLKRTPLLLMESTLFNTTLTKFFKYTFGRARPSQREGEWDSFAPFSGHDAFPSGHTSTAFTIATVISNQYPSRLVKVSSYTIAGLVGLQRLHANVHGISDVFAGAILGIWVGNTVCSLDKTWTKDNIDFSLSFVSH
- a CDS encoding PorV/PorQ family protein → MQRIFLILLILTMASSVYGRGKGESGAVFLKIGQGARPLAMGEAYVSVDGDPYASCWNPAGLAKINVPQFGGMYGRWFQDIAIQHLTFAAPSRDMVLGAGITMLQVKEIEEWKDENTYLGKFDSSDMAITLSCAGQVNTNANVGANLKLIRLKIKNESASAWALDLGGMYHPSSIKGLTLGASLQNLGTSLKFKEEEDSLPFNIKIGCAYRLFEERLMITGELNIPNDFDTNIRLGTEYTYPIDQNNSVAIRGGYRGGAASGKFTAGCGLRAGRFQIDYAYLSFDNLGSTHKVSFIKRF